ttaatattgaacctacagggtcacaccataaaaagagaatgatttattgatggaggaattaattaataatggctaataattatttatttgtgaaataaataattaattggcaaatttaataattgattaaatgagatttaattgattataaattaattaagaaaagttcttaatattctcatttctaagtaatgagaataataaatggaataataataataatatttatgggaaaatttcagctgaaaaattttgcctataaatacactattatagaccctatttttaaaggaaccccaaaaacccaaaaagttcggaaaacccaattctctccacctccttcctcctccttaacatcgttttcttggtggataccggtggagtgcttcacacttgaggagcaactgctaaggatctctgatcgttgtctccgaattattttaaaggttagattcgatcccctcgaatttttattcatgatctgtatgcttttatttggattttatgtgtgtaaaagtgttttgccatgccccgctgcgattaaaaatccaacatctctttccttttttaactcagtttttagagattcattcattttaagtacatcatccctaacataaaaggcatcatctctatctttctgagtttgatggaacatgactaactctttttctaaataatcattcctttttttattagcaagattttcagaagttaatctttcacatgttaaagtttgatctctataactaatgaacatggttttaagatatcttctcaactcagtaatatcatcagtatgaaaggcatgagtagtttgaggtacctttaactcagcagcatcagaactgctatcagcatttgccatcaagacatagttcacctcactttcagaatctgaattgtctgtccaacttttcttctttgtgacaagtgtcttgcctttgtcactcttcactttcttgcaatcatgagatatgtggcctttctcaccacagttgtagcatttgacatttgagtaatctcctctgtcagactttcctcctttgccttcagattttctgaaacctttcttatcagaacttgcacctttcctggaaaatttctttccctttctgaatttcctatatgcaatccttgtgattcctttcaccataagagcacacagcttcatcatctcttcatcaggatccatctctggtaagctttcagtttatgagtcatcatcactatcagaacttgataactcagtatcagactttgtgatgagagcttttcccttgcattttcttgaggcagctactttggggacatcctcctcagccttaagagaaactgtccttgacttccttccattcctcttgcttttttgttctatctcaagttcatgagtcttgagcatcccataaattttatcaagagtagtttcatcaagagcatagttgtctcttatagttgtggctttcaaatcccaactttcaggaagagctaaaaggaatttgagattagtatcttcaagatcatattccttatccaccagtgacagatcattcaagagttttacaaatctatcatataaaccagtcaatgactcatcaggtcttgagtcaaagtgctcatactcttgagtgagtatagtcttcctgttcttcttaattgaatcagttccctggcatcttgtctccaaggcatcccatatctcctttgcagtcttgcatttgattaccctgtttgacatgacattatcaatggcactatgcagcaaatgtcgtacctttgcatccttagcaatagatgagatatcttcagctatatattcacttttctcctttggtaccgtctgtgctggctgatctgcaactacaacatagagcttggttggcttatgtgatctttcattgattctgtcaaggtattctggatctgtagcttccagaaacatagacatcctcaccctccatatgggatattcagatggtttcggtatgggaaccctaatagtctcatatcgattatggatttgagtctttggaggtttttcagttttggtgggcttggttggagtttgtgtttcttcaggcatgattgattttggatcttaaactgtttgtgtgttaacagatagctctgtaccacttgttaggtcatacacactgtagaagggggttgaatacagtgtttagcacaatcaaatcgaattaagaacacaagtaactgaacacagattttattcaacacaataaactctgttacaatatggaactgtcctctctcagtgatgaacaaattatcacgatagctgctagggttataatgaataatattttcgataatgataacatatatagtgtaaaccctatgtctgtgtttatatactacacagttacaagataatgttctatttgatatcgaatacaattctgcttcctaatatatatcaatcagttatcttttcttccaagtattctattcttcatagaattccctcttcatgcatatctcttcttgtatttgtcttgatcttctttcctttcaatcagccgccttccttatctgaaagtctccttaagtcctgatattatctcctgataaatatctcctgataacttaagttctgataacttaagttctgatatcttaagttctgacttcagtataagtactgattttcagttaagtactgatttgtcatgtttaagtaagatctgaaaactaaacacaaattatattagacatgacatcacaaatatatctaacagactaattatatttaattaacacttactcatcaatgtatgattacttctcaatgtcaagacaataacacttaaggttgatttactatttattaactactattaactacgagaattacagacttaaattaacacttgaattaacaatattaaacacacatgagatcataacttcattactacttcattcaatagttattgttattacccttagcatgaattatgatgatattaatcgaacaacacgaaactgataaaagccaactttcgttgcacaagtaccattctaccaagcatccataattaagatagaagttgaataggcatcaattatgttaagaccctatatgtctacagaatttgacaacataacgatttaagcgcaagttattcattatgattacacagggcatgtaaaacggttagagttacccactaatcatgcatacaatacatgaacatatgctagcatggcaagttctaaatttCAAGATTCAATATCACtttacaagagattaacaggttatcttatatgttcgcgacgcacataagacgaataagcacaacctatgctagatatcatataatcatcacataccaaggtattaaacaattaactaaagaaatccatagtaaatccgctacgaccccatgatcacgattagcccatgatagaactcatcgtcaccatgggttcatacgaaaacatgataatcacacaacgatataaactaataaaaatacttataaaaaccagagtacgtcaaaagagtattaaggttcaaagtaaagaaaactagcatccactgttacaacgaataaaagaatcacaagataacgtatgcttcctcttcttcattgtggtgtgctaaaaggtcttcttaatcttctctccttgcaccttgcttgattgatacttgttgcttgttattgtgaaacgtctcccaagattacttatatagaagtccacaagaaacagcacCGTCAGAAGCCCAGTAGAACtcaaattagaaaatccagattctaaaattacgaccccaggcggccgcctcagttcttaggcgggcgcctgcatctccaggcggtcgcctcacatcccaggcgggcgcctgcacagCTTCTGGAAAAATCCACTTTCTGCTcctgtttttgctgatttcttcgcgcaactccccgcaactgattccaagtacttccctaggcttattatgatgaaatctccctatttacacaagttataccctgaaatgcaaagacactagaaaaatgcatcaaatacacaaaatacttgatttcaagacatcaattcaagccattataagacattctaagtggtataaaatgccacttatcaaccgCCTTTGGAGCATCATGCGCTGTTCTATGATTTGAAATGTTGCTTGCAAGGTTTTTGGTCTTTTCTCAAAGATTTCTTCTAGGAGCAATTCATGGAGGGATTTATCAATACCTGCTGTCAGGAAATTGACTGCCATTTGTTCAATTAGATCTGGAATCTCTGCTATTTCTTCTCTGAATCGGGTTAGGAAGCTTCATAGACTTTCTCCTGAACGCTGGTGCATTGTCATTAGGGAAGCTGTGACTTTTATTCCTTTGTAGTTACTGGAGAATCGAGCTTGGAACTTGCTCTTTAAGGTTGTCCATAAGTCGATTGATCGAGGGGGCAGATTGCTATACCATCAAAGGGCTGTGCTTTGAAGGCAAGTGGAGAAAAACTGACAACGGGCGATTTTTGAGTGGCCGAAGAAGGCCATACGCCCGTCGAAGGTGTTGAGAAATGCTAACGGTTCTAAAGATCCGTCAAAATGATCGAGGGCATGAGTTTTCAACGTCCTGTCGATGCGTGCTTTCTCGAAGACCAACGACAAGGAGCTCTCGGAGACAGTTTCAAATCCCGACTGATTTCTCATTATGGTGCACATCTTGGCAAACTCTTCATGGAAAATAGACTCTGTGGACTCAGTTCGCTGGGGAACATCGGCTGTCGATACCGTGCGATGTCGATGCTCGCGCGGCTGTGAGTACGTCGATTCTGCTGATGGATCATATTCGTATTcaacatcatcatcttcatcatagAGTTCTTCATCTTGCTCTTGATTTCTAATCGACGCTTGGTGAAGTTCCCGACGAAGGCGATGGATTTCCCTTTGTCGTTTGAGCTTAGCTTGGAGCATTGCAGTCTCGCGCTCGGGAAGCTCGAGCTCTTCATCAGAAGGAGATAAGTCTTCTGGACCTTCATCATTTTGGGCTTTCAACCTTTCGACCTCCTCGAGATGGAGACGCATATCGTTTAAAGCACCTTTTTGCCCTTGGCTGTTTGAATTCTCAATCGCTGGTCAGATTTAAATTTTCTCTTCTTATCCCGGCGATCTGAGTTCGTTAAGTTTAACGGCTGATCTTTTGAAGCTCCTTCCGGGGGAGGAAACAAACATTTCGGCTTCAAAGTCGATTGTTTGGGTTGCTCTTGGTCACCACGATCTTTAAGGTCGGTGGCGATCCCTGCCGTTTGCTCCTTCACCTGAGTTGGTCCAGTGATTTCAGGATTAATCTCTTCTACAATCATTTCTTGGTTGGATTCTTAGAAAAAAGACCcatccttctagcgccaaatgatgaGCCTCGTATATTGTTTAACACATAAGACTAATCTTTTTAGGAGGAACTTTCTTTAATCAATTAGCCAACCCCTTCAAATGGGGTTAGACCTATATATTTATAGGGAATCCCAAATGAGTTTTCTCTTTACAATGTGAGCTTCTTGGGCCTATTAATCAAATGTTACATTATTCTTTCCCTAAGTCTTCTCGGGCCCATCTTTGTAGGTCCAACAACACTGTAACATGTCAGATTCGTTTTTTGTCAGGGTCATTAATATATATGAGGTGTTCAAAGATTGTTTTGATTAGGATTCTCAATTTTTTGAACCAAAGAAGTATAAACCGTTTTTaaaaacacaaaatcaaatcaaattagTTAAATGCCAAGATCAAACCAATTGGTTCGATTTTGAACAGGTTTGAACTCAAGCATTTACtgtaactttatttttattaaacttACAACAAAACGGTTATTTAAGAAAATGTAACATAAAACTTATTATACATTAGtattatatattacatataaATACTATTATTTAGTTTACATAAGACATTCATATGccttaatttaatttaaataaatacaTACATGTTAGTAAAAATACAACATATTAATAATTAACTCaagattttatttataaaataatttgatatttttattataataaacaCACTCACATACACaaatcataatttataattatatactaaaacttttatatattattatataacaATCTGATTTGGTTTAAACgattttataatattataaaccACAATCAAATCATTTGTGTATAAACAATGCGGTTAACCGAACAATTACTAATGACTTTAATGATTTCGGTTTTTCTTAATTCGGATGTCGGATTTTTTTAAACACCACGCCACTGGTAATATAGGATTTGTTAGGTCACATGACCGTGTTTTGCATTACTCAAGCAATCTTTTTTTTGACAAAAAGAAGCTGCCGAGTGCCGATTAGGCTCTCTTGGGTGTTGCTTAAAAATTACCCTATTATTAGAAAAGTGTTGGTAAAAATAAAAATCAGATTATTATTTAGTAATATTTTTTATTTGTATAATTTTTTgatataaattattaaaataataatatttttagtGAGTTTTAATAGTGAAATCAACAACTTTGATAATGAAACTATCAACTGTGTCTGTAAAGttaaaaagaattttttttaataatatgagGGATCGGCTTTTTATAACAACAACAACCCGCATGTgaaaaacatttttgaaaacaatttttgaattttcaaataattatttaaCTACTTTTCAACAAAAAAATCTCTTCTAATAATGATGTCCAAGTACACCCTAATTTTAACCATGCTGACGAACCAAAAATGATGGAGTTGACTTAAAATCCACAGTTTTTGCTCTTAATTTTTTAAAGCGTGCATGTGTAAAGTTCTTTTGTAGACTCGTACGCACATGAACTTCAATATACAGCCCCTTGTATCATTTGATTTCTAACAAGTAAATTACAATTTTTGGTAAATTTATTTGTACGCTTCTTATACTCTCCCGGTGAGGTTCATTTTCTCTCATTTTTATACCGTTTCTTTTAATTTTTCTCTCAATTATAAATACTAGTAGATAACCCGTGCGAAGTAGGGCCGAGatcaaaatattaatatttaattatgattataaaaatttattttaatttttttattaaaatatataataaataaaattgtacgATTATTGCaattttcatttttaaattatatgtagCTTTCATTAATTCAAATCTTATTATAACAACAAACTCAACGTTATTATGTATCTATTGTTCACAAagacataactaatattttacaTCAAAACTTTAGTCGTGACATGATTGTTGGATAATTTAACAAAAATTAAATCAACAACACTAACTAATTGCATATTAAATTTCTTATTTATTAGCTGAATTTTGTGTTTTTATATAGTTTGTAATTGCATAATTTGCATGTAGAAATTTGTATTTGGTGCTAAAATAACATTCTGTAGGTATGAATCTAGAAATTACAATGTATATACGATTTTGTTTATATAAAAGCAATATAAATATATGGTATATAAGAAACAAAAAACAGGTAAAGTattacatatagaattataagtcatatatgaataaaaaataataaaaatgataTATTTAGAGCTATGGCAAGATTTAAAAACGGTGAAACGAAAAGTTCGTAAAACCGAATATAGGTGAAACCAAAGTATCCCGTAAAAGatgatttccttattaattaGTAATAGCACTATTTAAAGGAttccattttattattttaataaaaaataaaaaagaattctacgaaaaatagaaatattgtaattataatatgattccaatctatattttattaaaaaataacaTTGAACTCTACATGAAAGGGAACCTTAGGGATGAAACTAAAATACGGCGTAACCGTACTAAGATTAAACCAAGTACCCTATCAAGAAATAATTTGGAGTTCTACGAAAATAGAATTATAATCATATTACGgtttgaacaattttattattttatagtggtgaaaccaaaatataatttttataatattaataccattttattaaaatgaaattctaccaacaaattaaaaaattctaaattaaaaaatatCAATTTAAACACATGGCCTATTTACTTGATCGTGGTTTATATTTCTCAGAACCTATTTAGTTGAGCCAATTTatgaacttatttattttaaaatataattaaaaataggattcaaacctataaaaataataaaaaattatggcttataaaaaattttaaaatgagtaaaaataatatatatatacaattataagtcatataggaataaaaaggataaaaataatacacttgAAGTTATAAAAGGTGAAATCAAAAGGTGGTGGAATTAAAAAATAAGTGAatatgtttattttattaataaagaaaaacgtgtaaaaataatacatatagaattataagtcatatagaaaTTAAAAAAGATAAAAATATTATACTTAGAGTTACACCATGaatcataaaaacaaaaaaaaacaaaaagtgatagaaccaaaaaataagtgaaaagaaagtatcacttaagaaatttattaataaagaaaaacgggtaaaaataatatatatatagaattataagtcatataaaataaaaaaaataataataataaaattagaattagagttataacatgaatcatgAAAAAATGAAACTAAAAGGTGGTTGTACCAAAAATTAAGTGAAACCAAATACCAAGGAGATTTTGGCTTATTAATAAAtgttattaattttaaaaaataataaaaactttatattataaaaaataactATATTCACTTACATCTACTATTTTATTTTTCCACccttattttttatatattaaatattaattgatcaATTTACTCATCTTTTTTTTTTCTCGTTAAATTTATAATTCGTTAGTTTAAGTAATGAGTGAAGTTACTATATACATAGTATAAAAAACAAGGTAAGAAAGCATAGCAGTAGGATATGAGCATTGGTTGGTTGACTTAACATTGATAGCTTGAGGATGAGTTGGAAACATTAATCCCAGAGAGGATGACATTAAAATTCAAACTCTCAACTGTAACCTACCCAGGCCGAACATTGATGAAGCCACACAGCAATGTGTGGATTCAATTATTTGTTCACTTGCCACCACAAACTATACACATTTATCATAGTCACAATGTGTATAATATGATCTATTTCAACCCCCTTTTTCAAATAGTATTTTCTTTTCCCTTGTAATGTTTGATCAGTCGTGTTGTATGACTTAACTGGCAGGCTGAAAACGCCTTATTGTGCACCAGTGGATGCATCTGCGCGCTATGTTTTTTTAACAAAAGTATTTTTCTGATTTTGAGCAATTAGGAATGTATAATGAAAAGTAATTTTGATCAATagataaaattatatattaagcTCATGAGTAGTAGTACTTTTTATTATATACATAAAGAAGGTGTTTAATTTTTCTTTTACTTAAAACATATACATTCTGGCAGTTGCAAAAGTAATTTTAGTAGATCATTTATTTTTCTCATGTAGTATGTCAATGAGCTCACAGTAATTATTAGAGTGAACAACATAAATGGAGTCCAGTCTATCTATCATGTATATGTGATTTTTTTTTCCTCTTCtcttaaataattaaaaaatccaaatatattttcaatttttcttcTAAATGACCCGAGACAAAATAAGAAAATTTTATTAATGGGATGCCACTTTATGAGTTAAAATTTTACTCAATAATAAAAAGGGTACGAAAAATAATATAACATTATGAAAAAATGCATTACTCTGACAAATTTTAAGATAACTGATTTCTTAAGCTGGAATTGAGTCTCTTCATTATCAATAACAATTTTAGTACGAAGCATCTGCAACAATGTTAGAGCAATTAATTTCAAATATCAATTTGGTGAACCCACGGGAAGTTTACACTCGACACTTGTATGGCAGAAAAATAATGGAAAAATTATTCACTTATTCTCAAATTTTCTTTCCTTGTACACCTTAGCAATATAAAACTGCCGAGCTTTTGCAACCAAGTTAGAGCCATAAATTTCATAACTCACATGTTAGTTATCCCCACCAAGATTTTTTTATTGGCATTTCTCTTTGTCGATCGAGTGTCGACCCATATGTATTTTAAATACTAACTTATCATATGTAAATCTAATAATGGTACTTAATTAGCTGATTTGTATTTAAAAGGACGGCCTGACTACATCAATCAAGAAAGATTTGAATGCACCCAGTTAGGAATCTTAGTTTCTAGCTACACATTGTCTAGCTCATAAAACATGTTTTCTTCAGTGTTCATCTTCATTTTGTTCAGTTTCAACCTAAACAGTAACATACTCGAAGCAAGAGCAGGACAGACGACCACCCTTTCTTATGGATTCTATAAAGATTCATGCCCGCAAGTCGAAAATATTGTTAGAGCTGCTCTTAACTCCATTCATCTCATGGATCCTGCTTCTGCACCATCTTTGTTACGCCTCCTTTTTCATGATTGCCAAGTTCAGGTCTGTTTAATCTCCCACttattttttttatgaatatcaTTTCCAACATCGGATTTACGAGATACGTCTTTAACACTAGTTTGATTTTCCATTTTTACAGGGCTGTGATGCATCTATTCTTCTTGATTCAACTAGTGGCGGTACCCCGGAGATTATTTCAAGTAAAAACTTTGGAGTAAAAAAGCTGGAACATATAAATTACATAAAATCAATGGTGGAAGCAGCATGTCCCTTGAAAGTATCATGTGCTGATATTTTAGTATTAGCTGCTAGGGAGGCCGTGGCATTGACACTAGGACCTCGTATAGCGGTTCCTTTGGGGCGGCGTGATTCGTCCGTTGCCCCAAGCAGTAAAGCTGCCGACGCATTGCTGCCACCGGTGAGTATTGGTGTTGATGGGATGCTGCGGCTGTTTGGCGGAAAAGGGATGACAGTTGAGGAATCAGTTGCCATAATGGGTACGCAAGTACTCCTACCTTTTATTTTTCTCTGAGTATGCTTTTGGTAGTTTATAGCCATGCAAAATATTAAATTTCTTGTTGGTTGCATGTGATTTTTATAAAGGATTTCATAAATCTTACAATATATTCCTTGCATAGAAAATAGTATTAGTAGTTTTGCTAGTACTATCTAATCCGTTCACTCTATATCTTTGTCTATGTATATATATCACAGTTTGAGTAAAACAGTTTGGGATCCAATTATAGGCAGCCTGTTTACTAATTTGGTCCA
This sequence is a window from Apium graveolens cultivar Ventura chromosome 9, ASM990537v1, whole genome shotgun sequence. Protein-coding genes within it:
- the LOC141682538 gene encoding peroxidase 29, which produces MFSSVFIFILFSFNLNSNILEARAGQTTTLSYGFYKDSCPQVENIVRAALNSIHLMDPASAPSLLRLLFHDCQVQGCDASILLDSTSGGTPEIISSKNFGVKKLEHINYIKSMVEAACPLKVSCADILVLAAREAVALTLGPRIAVPLGRRDSSVAPSSKAADALLPPVSIGVDGMLRLFGGKGMTVEESVAIMGAHTLGVTHCVNILNRLASDTRMSPDFRASLRLSCQLGSFTPNTSFVLNDPTTLMFDNHYYWNTLGGRGVLKIDAELATNPKTSPFVQRFAANQGEFFRAFSSAFVKLSSYSVLTGKQGMIRRSCNKIR